The window AGGCCAGAGAAGGCGCAGGAAATGACACTCGCGCTCGGTGAACTGCTTCGCTATAGCGTCCATCCGTCGACCGATTTCGTGACGCTCGGGGAGGATCTGGCGCAGCTGGACCGGTATTTATTGCTCCAGCGGGCGCGCTTCGGTGAGAAATTCAACGTTAGTCTCGACGTAGAAGAAGGATTGCAGCAGCAAAGTGTGATCCGGCTCGTCCTGCAGCCGCTCGTCGAGAATGCCTTCCACCATGGCTTAGAGCACAAGGACGAGGGGGACTGGCTCATTCGAGTCCGGATCTACCGGCAGGACGGCAAGATCCTGTGCTCAGTGGAAGACAATGGCGTAGGTATGCCGCTTGCGGCCCTGCAGTTGCTTGAAGACTCGATTCATCGGGAGCAAGGCTTTGAGAAGAAGGCGGGCGGTATCGGATTAAGCAATCTGCATAAGCAGCTGCAGGCTTTCTTTGGTCCAGGCTACGGAATTCGCCTGATGCCAAGTCTTTTGGGAGGACTGCAAGTGGTATTATCACTTCCTCTGCTGGACCCGCCATCTCAGTTAGATAGGGAGCAAGGATTGTTAATGCTGGGTAAAAGAGGGGATGATGGTGCTGCCTAATTTATTTCTTCGGCTTTCGCTAGTACTGGCAATGATCAGCCTGCTGTGCTCCTGCTCCCCCGAAATGGTCATGCCGAGTGTGAAAAGCTCTCCGAAGCCCAGTACACTGCGTATCTGGCTGTGGCCGGGAAGTGGGCTGGAGCCGCTGATTAAGAAGTATGCGGCAGAATATCCTCAGATGGATGTCGAAATGGTTACTTTTCAATACGACGATGTGGTGCCGAGTCTCATGACCTCGCTAGCAACGAAGGCTGATTCCCCCGATCTTGTTCTGTTGGAGGCTTCGCAGCTGAATCAATTAAAGCGCTTCCAGAACCAGTTCTATAACCTCTATGATTACGGCGACGAGCGAGTTCATTATCTGGACTGGAAATGGCGGCAAGCGGAAAGCAAGAATGGTGGCTTCTTGTATGCCATGCCTGTAGATATCGGGCCTGTGGCACTTGCGTACCGCCATGACTTATTTCAGGAGGCCGGTTTACCAACGGAACGGGAGAAGGTGGCGGCCTATCTGTCCGATTGGGACGCGCTGGAGCAAGCAGGAGTCCTATTGAAGCAGCGAACGGGGGCCGTATTATTCGATAATATAACGAATATCTTCCTTAGCTATCTCAACCAGTTTGACGGTCAATATGTGCTGCCTGTGGAGCACGAATTAAGTCCTCATGTTAAGGAAGCTTGGGATCGGGCGGTGTATTTCCACAAGCATGGCCTCAGCGCCGGGTTGCCATCGCAAACTTCAGCTTGGGCCGAAGGAGCGGTCAATCGAAAATTCGCCCTCGTATTGGCTCCTTCTTGGCT is drawn from Paenibacillus sp. V4I7 and contains these coding sequences:
- a CDS encoding ABC transporter substrate-binding protein, which produces MMVLPNLFLRLSLVLAMISLLCSCSPEMVMPSVKSSPKPSTLRIWLWPGSGLEPLIKKYAAEYPQMDVEMVTFQYDDVVPSLMTSLATKADSPDLVLLEASQLNQLKRFQNQFYNLYDYGDERVHYLDWKWRQAESKNGGFLYAMPVDIGPVALAYRHDLFQEAGLPTEREKVAAYLSDWDALEQAGVLLKQRTGAVLFDNITNIFLSYLNQFDGQYVLPVEHELSPHVKEAWDRAVYFHKHGLSAGLPSQTSAWAEGAVNRKFALVLAPSWLHGMMKKNAPATAGKWDLTRAPGLPSNLTGTYLAMPKTSSSPKAAYSLACWLTAPQQQLANFIGSGNFPSTPESYSSSDFLEVNDPFFNDAPVGQIYSYTALRYKSGYDDYDYTTIERWIRDGLRRVESDGADPELTWKGIMQQFETLNHVEGGG